Proteins encoded in a region of the Candidatus Methanomethylophilaceae archaeon genome:
- a CDS encoding AAA family ATPase, protein MKTVISTGKGGVGKTTTISSVATMMAREGRKVVVFDTDPSMNLAMTLGIPFMEVPTIADERDEIGRELEEDGISEIGRKVIEEHSKVNADGIRVVVMGAIEHGGGGCLCAPINLVKMLLNYLGSDRCEEKYDIAFVDSQAGPEILGRGLAREFDCNAVLTEPTPKSAEVSRQVVKMAKDLEVKNNLLIINKSESEEDIKRMSSLVGLRPDEAVRIRYDRSVIQADRNGETLMDAYPESDAVKDLTAVKKKIEQIIGM, encoded by the coding sequence ATGAAGACCGTAATCTCGACAGGAAAAGGAGGAGTCGGAAAGACCACCACCATATCGTCCGTCGCGACCATGATGGCGCGCGAAGGCCGGAAGGTCGTCGTCTTCGACACCGACCCCAGCATGAACCTGGCGATGACTTTGGGGATACCGTTCATGGAAGTCCCCACCATCGCCGACGAAAGGGATGAGATCGGAAGGGAGCTTGAGGAGGACGGAATCTCCGAGATCGGCCGGAAGGTCATTGAAGAGCACTCTAAAGTCAACGCCGACGGCATACGCGTAGTGGTCATGGGCGCAATAGAGCACGGCGGCGGGGGGTGCCTCTGCGCCCCGATAAACCTCGTCAAGATGCTCCTGAACTATCTGGGCTCGGACAGATGCGAAGAGAAGTACGACATAGCTTTCGTGGACTCCCAAGCCGGGCCGGAGATCCTCGGAAGAGGGCTTGCCAGAGAGTTCGACTGCAACGCTGTCCTGACCGAGCCTACCCCCAAGTCCGCCGAAGTCTCCAGGCAGGTCGTGAAGATGGCCAAGGATCTGGAGGTCAAAAACAACCTCCTGATAATCAACAAATCCGAGAGCGAAGAGGACATAAAGAGGATGTCGTCGTTGGTCGGACTGAGACCGGACGAAGCCGTCCGCATCAGATACGACCGCTCAGTGATACAGGCCGACAGAAATGGCGAGACACTCATGGATGCGTATCCGGAATCGGACGCGGTGAAAGACCTGACAGCGGTCAAGAAAAAGATAGAGCAGATCATAGGGATGTGA
- a CDS encoding DUF4198 domain-containing protein, translated as MSAQIIYEGKPLKNVKVAVFDKAAEDTQNYVTDENGKISFEAKSVGEYLVVVRYADASKAVEDEYDEVMNVMSQTFECAE; from the coding sequence GTGTCGGCTCAGATCATCTACGAAGGCAAACCCCTCAAGAACGTCAAGGTCGCGGTTTTCGACAAGGCCGCGGAGGACACCCAGAACTATGTCACAGACGAGAACGGAAAGATCTCCTTCGAAGCCAAATCCGTCGGGGAATATCTGGTCGTTGTAAGATACGCCGATGCCAGCAAAGCCGTTGAGGACGAATATGACGAAGTCATGAACGTGATGTCCCAGACGTTCGAGTGTGCGGAATGA